From Branchiostoma floridae strain S238N-H82 chromosome 5, Bfl_VNyyK, whole genome shotgun sequence:
CTCTCGGCAGCTCCGCCTCACGCTGAAGGACACCCGGGGCGCCTTCGATGACGTACAGAAGCACGGGGGGTTCTGGGACGGCGGTGAGTCGTTACCATGGTTACGGAGCGGTCCTGTCACATCGCTTGTCATTACGTAATAACTGTTGTGATAAACGTTGATTCtcaatgtgtaacgttatgttctgCAGGTCAGCCGGAAATGGTCACATGAACAGTTTTCTAGTTCCTCACAGTTTCCGGCGAGCACCCTCCTCACCATGTCTTGTTTTCCTGTTGAGCTGTGATATCTTTcggggaagggggaggggggcatctgtCAAAACTTAGACCACGACCTTTAACCCCAGGACGGCTGTATTGTCCTCCCCCTCAGATTTAGGAAATAATTAATAAATTATATATCTGGCTTCAGCCATAATTTACAGAAGTTCTGGCTTGTTGAAACACTTGGCAGCATGACACACCTCCTGTGGTTTTGTAGCACAAACAGCGGGTTGTAGAACTTCGTAACACAGGCCAACAGACTTTCTGAGTATTGTATAACAACAAGAACTGAGTTTTTAGGTCAAGTAACATTATAAACATTTCTTCTGTGTATCAGTGTTGTGGTATGTTTCGTTTATTCTTTTGTTGATCTCTCTGCAACTCTACAACACTGCTGTTTACTTATTTGTTTATGTGCAGATCTACAACACTGCTGTTTACTAATGTAATGTTACTTACTTGTTTATCTGCAGGTGTACAACACTCCTGTTTACTTATTTGTATATTACTTATTTGTTTATTACttatgtgtttatttgtttaccgCAGGTCTACAGCACTCCTGGCACGAGGAGGAAGAGTATATCCAGTCAGTGATCACCCGGCCGCCATGTTTGGTTATCCTGGGCCAGTCGTGTGACGCGAAAGCTTCCGTTGTGAACGAGCTGTTCGGTGAGGCGGTCCTGCCGACAGTGCAGAGTCGGGATGTGAGCGTCAGCTGGCGCATGCTCAGGTTCAAGTTCGGCAGCAGCCGGAACCTGCGGCTGACCCTGCCGGACAGTTTTGAACTTGTGGACACGCTGGCTGCGTACGAGCAGGACTGGAGCACGGTCCCGCTGGCGGACCTCGAGCTGCGCGGGGAACACCGGACGGACGTGGCGCTGGCGGCCGCGGTGGTGGAGGTGGTTCTGAACCACGCCCTGCTGAAGGACGGGTCGGAGGTCGTCGTGTCGCCCTCACACATCCCGGGCCTCAGCACCACCCAGGTGTTCTCCAAGTGCACGGAGGACGTGTTGCCGGTGGTTCTGTATGCAGTCAGCAAGGAGCGCCTCTCCGACTGGGAGGTGCAGGAACTGGTGGACATCAGGGAAGGTTTCCCCGAGACTCCCGTTTTCTTTGTAAGGACTCGAGACTGTGAGAGGGAGGACAGCCCAGCCGAACCCTCCCTTCTACAGCAGCTGTGCTGGGCCGGCTTCCAGGTCCTGCCTTCAAACAGGCACTCAGGGCCGTCCAACGCAGCACAGTCATTAAACACAGCACCATCAAACAGGCACTCAGGGCCGTCCAACACAGCACAGTCATCAAACACAGTACCATCAAACAGGCACTCAGGGCCGTCCAACGCAGCACAGTCATCAAACATTGCACAATCAAACAGGCACTCAGGGCCGTCCAACACAGCACAAACACAGCGCAGTGTTTCCCCCAACACGACACTCCGCAAGGCCCCGAAGGCCCCGCCTGGGTCGCGGTTGGTAGAGAGTTTTGACCAGTTCCCTTCGGTGCTGCTGTTTGTCCGGCAGGTGGTGCAGACGCAGCTGGTTCGCGCCGCCTGCGTGCTGCACTCCGCCCACACGCGCTGCCTGCAGATGTTCATCACCTCGGCCTTCGACATGGCGCGTGACATCATGATCACGCCCCGCAGGATCGAGTATGCGCGGGCGCGGGAACGCGAGCTGTACGACAGCCTGGTCGCCATCTCCGACAGGAAACAGGACGAAATCAGGAACCTGATCCGGGAGACGGTGGCGAACATTCGGGAAGAACTGCTGGAAGATGCTGCCAGCTACTCCTTCATAGGTGATTAGGTCATAGATCATAGGTCATTAGGTCATTAGGTCATAGATCATAGGTGATGAAGTCTTTGTTTCT
This genomic window contains:
- the LOC118416547 gene encoding dual serine/threonine and tyrosine protein kinase-like; translation: MCCWLYSRLRPKMAGSPLAYELAKFCKYSRQLRLTLKDTRGAFDDVQKHGGFWDGGLQHSWHEEEEYIQSVITRPPCLVILGQSCDAKASVVNELFGEAVLPTVQSRDVSVSWRMLRFKFGSSRNLRLTLPDSFELVDTLAAYEQDWSTVPLADLELRGEHRTDVALAAAVVEVVLNHALLKDGSEVVVSPSHIPGLSTTQVFSKCTEDVLPVVLYAVSKERLSDWEVQELVDIREGFPETPVFFVRTRDCEREDSPAEPSLLQQLCWAGFQVLPSNRHSGPSNAAQSLNTAPSNRHSGPSNTAQSSNTVPSNRHSGPSNAAQSSNIAQSNRHSGPSNTAQTQRSVSPNTTLRKAPKAPPGSRLVESFDQFPSVLLFVRQVVQTQLVRAACVLHSAHTRCLQMFITSAFDMARDIMITPRRIEYARARERELYDSLVAISDRKQDEIRNLIRETVANIREELLEDAASYSFIGVDLTESGELLDSKQLRSCTSQIQDLVLNKLNTAVAGQLIGSVDCLRESFVGTLARCIESLEKDQGDAEDCVASVHLKQVQINKQTNRTASRVFISNRYK